A stretch of DNA from Cryptomeria japonica chromosome 4, Sugi_1.0, whole genome shotgun sequence:
ttcaaagaggttcaatcaatttgtgttgagcggtggaacaaaatgaccaccccactacatcttcttgcatttgcattgactcccaaattttatagtgatgaaatgcttgctaagccatcaagggtaccaccatatagagattcagaAGTGAGTGAAGGGTGTAGGACAGCACTTGCTAAACTCTTCCCCGATtctgaaatggaggatttaatgacaagtgagtttgctgattttgtagcctccaatggtcaaagtgtttctgctctccgtgacaagtataaaaaggattctcatgcttggtggtacctcaatggccatacatcaccaaaccttcaaactcttgcaatcaaagttttatcgcaagtaagtttcttaatttttattgctctctaaatttagattttttactattttataattgtcaccctctcactttgtgtcaattattcaataggttgctagttcctcttcatctgagcgaaattggagcacatactcctttatccacttaGTGAAACGCA
This window harbors:
- the LOC131875469 gene encoding uncharacterized protein LOC131875469 codes for the protein MSMNRYTDMDHPCLGEVYDGIDSMIEKMKAIINAKEQDPEETFFKEVQSICVERWNKMTTPLHLLAFALTPKFYSDEMLAKPSRVPPYRDSEVSEGCRTALAKLFPDSEMEDLMTSEFADFVASNGQSVSALRDKYKKDSHAWWYLNGHTSPNLQTLAIKVLSQVASSSSSERNWSTYSFIHLVKRN